Genomic window (Streptomyces liliiviolaceus):
TACGGAATGCCCTTCCCTTCGAAGGAATGCACCGGGCGCTTCCTCAGATTTCGTCCGGATCTCCGAGCACGGGCATCGACGTGCTGTGCATTCCCGTGGGGCGGTCAGCTGCAACAGTCGCAGCCGGGGCGGCAGCCGCATGCATCCGCCTCCTCGTCTGCGGACTGCGCGGGCACGCCGACGGGAGCGCAACAGCCCTTGCCCTGCCAGGCGTCGCGGCCTTCCTTGATTGCGATGGCGGCGATGACGAGGGCGGCGATCGGGTCGGCCCAGGCCCAGCCAAACGTGGCGTTGAGGACCAGGCCGGCCAGGAGTACAGCGGACAGGTAGGTGCACAACAGCGTCTGCTTGGAGTCGGCGACCGCACTGGCGGAGCCGAGTTCGCGGCCGGCCGTGCGCTGAGCGGCGGACAGGAAGGGCATGACCGCGAGCGAGAACGCGGCGATCACGATGCCGAGGACGGACGGTTCGGCATCTCCCGTCCCGACGAGGGCACGGACGGCGTCGATGCCGACGTACGCGGCGAGAGCAAAGAACGACACCGAAATGATCCGCAGCGTCCGCCTCTCCCGGGCCTGGCGCACTGTGTGCTCGCGGGCGGAGAACTGCCAGGCGACTGCTGTGGCTGAGGAGACCTCGATGACCGAGTCCAGGCCGAAGCCGATCAGAGCCGTTGAGGAGGCGAGCGTTCCGGCGGTGATGGCGACGACCGCCTCGATGACGTTGTAGGTGATGGTCACTGCGACCAGCAGCCGTACCCGGCGGGCCAGTGCGTCGCGGCGGGCCGGGGACGGGCCGATACCGAGGGATATCTCGGCGGTCATCTCAGCAGCAGCCCTTCTCGTTGGCGTCCGCGCAGGTTTTGTCGGCCGCGACCGCCACGACGGCGGTACGCAGGTCGTCCAGTGCATGTCCGAGCCGTTCATCGGCGAGCTCGTAGCGGGTGCGGCGGCCTACGGGCACGGCGACGACGAGGCCGCAGTCCCGCAGGCACGCCAAGTGGTTGGACAGCCGCGTACGGGAGATCTCCAGGGCGTCGGCCAGGTCTGCGGGATGGGCAGGAGCCTCGCGGAGGGCGAGGAGGATCCGGCAGCGGATCGGGTCGGCGAGGGCGCGGCCGAACCGCGCCAGCACCTCGATATCAGCAGCGAGAGTCAGCACACCAACGACAGTACATGAAATCCTGAATTCAGACATCCATGAATTCAAACCCCCGACCCGCCCAACAGCGGACGCGGGCTCACTGTCGCGAGCTCCACACGGATCCTCATCCGCA
Coding sequences:
- a CDS encoding cation transporter, which codes for MTAEISLGIGPSPARRDALARRVRLLVAVTITYNVIEAVVAITAGTLASSTALIGFGLDSVIEVSSATAVAWQFSAREHTVRQARERRTLRIISVSFFALAAYVGIDAVRALVGTGDAEPSVLGIVIAAFSLAVMPFLSAAQRTAGRELGSASAVADSKQTLLCTYLSAVLLAGLVLNATFGWAWADPIAALVIAAIAIKEGRDAWQGKGCCAPVGVPAQSADEEADACGCRPGCDCCS
- a CDS encoding ArsR/SmtB family transcription factor translates to MLTLAADIEVLARFGRALADPIRCRILLALREAPAHPADLADALEISRTRLSNHLACLRDCGLVVAVPVGRRTRYELADERLGHALDDLRTAVVAVAADKTCADANEKGCC